In one Gemmatimonadales bacterium genomic region, the following are encoded:
- a CDS encoding sigma-70 family RNA polymerase sigma factor: MTETLPLSEARSLVARAKAGDYGALEQVYRAHEKGVYSLARRLTPTAEDAEDVLQETFLEVCRSIGSWRGDGSLWGWIRTIAASKALMRYRREKLRAGEPLEDEAAESHDADVPLRLDLEAAMSRLTERSRAVVWLHDVEGYTHEEIAELMGMTTSFSKSQLARAHEKLRRWLGEGAMA; this comes from the coding sequence AACCCTCCCCCTGTCGGAGGCCCGGAGCCTCGTCGCGCGAGCGAAGGCCGGTGACTACGGCGCCCTCGAGCAGGTGTATCGGGCGCACGAGAAGGGCGTGTACTCGCTGGCGCGGCGACTGACGCCGACCGCGGAGGACGCCGAGGACGTGTTGCAGGAGACCTTCCTCGAGGTCTGTCGCTCGATCGGCAGTTGGCGGGGTGACGGCAGCCTCTGGGGGTGGATTCGGACCATCGCGGCGAGCAAGGCGCTGATGCGCTATCGCCGCGAGAAGCTCCGCGCGGGAGAGCCGCTGGAGGACGAAGCGGCGGAGTCGCACGACGCCGACGTGCCGCTACGGCTCGATCTCGAGGCCGCGATGTCGCGGCTCACCGAGCGGTCGCGCGCGGTGGTCTGGCTGCACGATGTGGAAGGGTACACTCATGAGGAGATCGCCGAGCTGATGGGTATGACGACGAGCTTCTCGAAGTCGCAGCTGGCCCGGGCACACGAGAAACTGCGCCGCTGGCTCGGCGAAGGAGCGATGGCATGA
- a CDS encoding PDZ domain-containing protein — MRRLLLTATFLAAVAVPAAAQDSARVREREREREDRVRTFMYSIGPGEFSRMSFRRERLGVLVDLTADPARDSVGARVAGVTPGGPADRAGVRTGDLIVRLNGARLAALRSDRRDDEMDQSRPGLRLIELASRLDGGDSVRLELRRDGRTQTVSFVVSESGFDRITELSGNQLRRFAVPFPPEIAVPGGPENRMRVMAFGGEGLADLELVRVGPGLSEYFGTSEGLLVVDVGTDSTLGLRAGDVILSIGGRRPTSPSHAMRILGTYDANEAVSFEVMRQKRRVSVNGRMPRQSEQRWRIRSNRFEMQPGMELPRVERIRISL, encoded by the coding sequence ATGCGACGCCTTCTTCTCACAGCAACGTTCCTGGCCGCGGTGGCCGTCCCCGCGGCGGCTCAGGACTCGGCGCGGGTTCGCGAACGGGAGCGCGAGCGCGAGGATCGGGTGCGCACATTCATGTACTCGATCGGTCCGGGCGAGTTCTCCCGGATGAGCTTCCGCCGCGAGCGGCTCGGCGTGCTCGTGGATCTGACCGCTGACCCGGCGCGCGACAGCGTCGGCGCGCGAGTGGCGGGCGTGACGCCGGGCGGTCCCGCCGATCGCGCCGGCGTGCGCACCGGCGACCTCATCGTGCGCCTGAACGGCGCTCGCCTCGCCGCGCTCCGGAGCGACCGGCGCGATGACGAAATGGATCAGTCGCGCCCCGGCCTACGGCTCATCGAGCTGGCCTCGCGGCTCGACGGCGGCGACTCGGTGCGGCTCGAGCTGCGTCGCGACGGGCGGACCCAAACCGTGAGTTTCGTCGTCTCGGAGTCCGGGTTCGACCGGATCACGGAGTTGAGCGGCAACCAGCTCCGCCGGTTCGCCGTCCCGTTCCCGCCGGAGATTGCCGTCCCGGGCGGCCCGGAGAATCGCATGCGGGTCATGGCGTTCGGCGGCGAGGGACTGGCCGACCTGGAACTGGTGCGGGTGGGCCCCGGCCTGTCGGAGTACTTCGGGACCTCGGAGGGACTGCTCGTCGTGGACGTGGGGACCGACTCGACCCTCGGCCTGCGCGCCGGCGACGTCATTCTCTCGATCGGCGGCCGGCGGCCCACCAGCCCGTCCCACGCGATGCGGATCCTCGGGACCTACGACGCCAACGAGGCGGTGTCGTTCGAGGTGATGCGGCAGAAGCGCCGGGTCAGCGTGAATGGACGCATGCCGCGCCAGTCGGAGCAGCGGTGGAGGATAAGATCGAACCGCTTCGAGATGCAGCCGGGAATGGAGCTGCCGCGGGTGGAAAGAATCAGGATTAGTTTGTGA
- a CDS encoding sigma-54 dependent transcriptional regulator, whose translation MSARILVVDDDASIRETFEHHLGRSGYEVRTAAAAAAALPLLETFQPVLVITDLRMPGMGGLELLRRVRATLDDVDVVVITAHDDMQSAIETMKAGAYDYLVKPLDLDVIDLTIQRCLRERALRQRVQRQAAAEAEPHTLEQLIGRDGRMIEIYKLIGMLAGNRATVLVRGETGTGKERIARTIHFSSPQAADPFIAVNCTALAETLLESELFGHVRGAFTGAVGSRRGYFELAGSGTIFLDEIGDTTLELQAKLLRVLESREFYPVGSEEPRTSDARVITATHRPLEELVRSGRFREDLFYRLKVVEITVPPLRERRSDIPPLAQHLIARIARDLHREVRLISDDAMRLLTAYDWPGNVRELENALTRAAVLARGPAIMPEHLSFGEPTRAGADGGSPSAEDDSLDAAVRAHVHRVLARAGGNKRQAARILGISRPRLDRLLAEHDPVVTDRDPDGHGT comes from the coding sequence GTGAGCGCGCGCATTCTGGTCGTGGACGACGACGCGTCCATCCGCGAGACCTTCGAGCACCACTTGGGACGCTCCGGCTACGAGGTCCGCACGGCGGCCGCCGCTGCGGCCGCGCTGCCGCTGCTCGAGACCTTCCAGCCCGTGCTCGTCATCACCGACCTGCGCATGCCGGGCATGGGCGGGCTGGAGCTGCTGCGCCGGGTCCGCGCCACCCTCGACGACGTGGACGTCGTCGTGATCACGGCGCACGACGACATGCAGTCGGCGATCGAGACGATGAAGGCCGGCGCGTACGACTATCTCGTCAAACCGCTCGATCTCGACGTCATCGATCTCACCATCCAGCGCTGCCTGCGCGAGCGTGCGCTGCGGCAGCGCGTGCAGCGTCAGGCGGCGGCCGAGGCGGAGCCCCACACGCTCGAGCAATTGATCGGCCGCGACGGGCGCATGATAGAGATCTACAAGCTGATCGGCATGCTGGCCGGCAACCGCGCCACCGTGCTCGTGCGCGGTGAGACCGGCACGGGCAAGGAGCGGATCGCTCGAACCATCCACTTCAGCTCGCCGCAGGCGGCCGACCCGTTCATCGCGGTCAACTGCACCGCCCTGGCCGAAACGCTGCTCGAATCCGAGCTGTTCGGACACGTCCGCGGCGCGTTCACCGGCGCCGTCGGCAGCCGCCGCGGCTACTTCGAGCTGGCGGGCTCGGGCACGATCTTCCTCGACGAGATCGGCGACACCACCCTGGAGCTTCAGGCCAAGCTGCTGCGGGTGTTGGAGAGCCGCGAGTTCTACCCCGTCGGGAGCGAGGAGCCGCGCACCTCGGATGCCCGGGTCATCACCGCCACGCATCGCCCGCTGGAGGAGCTGGTCCGTTCGGGAAGGTTCCGCGAGGACTTGTTCTACCGCCTGAAGGTCGTGGAGATCACCGTGCCGCCGCTGCGGGAGCGGCGCTCCGACATCCCGCCGCTGGCGCAGCACCTCATCGCGCGCATCGCGCGGGACCTCCACCGGGAAGTCCGGCTCATTTCGGACGACGCGATGCGGCTCCTCACCGCGTACGACTGGCCGGGGAACGTCAGAGAGCTCGAGAACGCCCTGACCCGCGCGGCGGTGCTGGCCCGCGGCCCCGCGATCATGCCCGAGCACCTGTCCTTCGGGGAACCGACCCGCGCCGGCGCCGACGGCGGCAGCCCGAGCGCCGAGGACGACTCGCTCGACGCCGCCGTGCGCGCCCACGTCCACCGAGTCCTCGCCCGCGCCGGCGGGAACAAGCGGCAGGCCGCCCGCATCCTCGGCATCTCCAGGCCCCGCCTCGATCGGCTGCTCGCCGAGCACGACCCCGTGGTAACGGATCGTGACCCCGATGGTCACGGAACGTGA
- a CDS encoding ATP-binding protein: MSLRAKLIALFFLLAVVPLVGIGVLGYVQSMRALRALIAAQTGTIAERAGSELSDRYAQRESDLLLLAENAETQRLYRARASGDAAQWAAALPAADAYLRGAWEQFSRSYEWVEFRDGRGFVLYRLGEPLADAAGGGTRGALTVTKPIVGPGGRPAYGTLVAVVRRDALIPASVLENRFGRAGYTMVLDRGTGEVVYHPRHSLIRQRIPALLGPAGWGVDTALIARARGSFRYSEHDTARVAAFVSLAAPPWTVLSSGAVDEFAAPFLRTRLVNLALVLLVTATTAVMFVVLTRRSTRSLEALTTAADEVGAGNFAPRLPPAGGDEVGRLSAAFGLMVGRIRGMLREIAASRHMAAVGAFAAQLSHEIRNPLTSIKLNLQQLQREGAAGRLPPGAALPVSISLREIERLDRVVRGVLALGRTRPMHRAACSVHAVVAEALALVRPQLEQQGVAMETDFRAATDAVLGDAEHLQALFLNLFLNAAHAMPGGGRLSVATETDEANGGPPTLLRVRIADTGPGIPAELRQRIFEPFYSSKRDGSGFGLPLALRTVEEHGGRLVLEDAAAAEGASFLVELPMGDAGAHA, from the coding sequence ATGTCCCTGCGTGCGAAGTTGATCGCGCTGTTCTTCCTGCTCGCCGTCGTGCCGCTCGTCGGCATCGGTGTCCTGGGCTACGTGCAGTCGATGCGCGCGTTGCGAGCGCTCATCGCGGCCCAGACCGGCACGATCGCCGAGCGCGCCGGCTCCGAGCTGAGCGACCGGTACGCTCAACGCGAGTCGGACCTTCTGCTGCTCGCCGAGAACGCCGAAACGCAGCGGCTGTATCGGGCCCGCGCGAGCGGCGACGCCGCGCAGTGGGCGGCGGCGCTTCCGGCGGCCGACGCCTACCTGCGGGGCGCGTGGGAGCAATTCTCCCGCTCCTACGAGTGGGTGGAGTTCCGCGATGGCCGCGGGTTCGTCCTCTATCGCCTCGGCGAGCCGCTGGCCGACGCGGCTGGCGGCGGGACCCGAGGCGCGCTGACGGTTACGAAGCCGATCGTCGGCCCCGGCGGCAGGCCCGCGTACGGCACCCTCGTGGCCGTGGTGCGCCGGGACGCCCTGATCCCGGCGTCCGTGCTCGAGAACCGGTTCGGGCGCGCGGGCTACACCATGGTGCTCGACCGCGGCACCGGCGAGGTCGTCTACCATCCTCGCCACAGCCTGATCCGCCAGCGCATCCCGGCGCTGCTGGGCCCCGCCGGCTGGGGCGTCGATACGGCGCTGATCGCTCGCGCGCGTGGGTCCTTCAGATACAGCGAGCACGATACGGCGCGCGTGGCGGCGTTCGTGAGTCTGGCGGCGCCACCCTGGACGGTGCTTTCCAGCGGTGCGGTGGACGAGTTCGCCGCGCCCTTCCTCCGGACGCGACTGGTCAATCTCGCGCTGGTACTGCTGGTCACCGCGACGACGGCGGTGATGTTCGTGGTGCTCACGCGGCGCTCGACCCGGTCGCTGGAGGCACTCACGACGGCAGCCGACGAGGTCGGCGCGGGGAACTTCGCCCCGCGCCTGCCGCCGGCGGGCGGCGACGAGGTCGGACGCCTGTCCGCGGCCTTCGGCCTGATGGTCGGCCGGATCCGCGGCATGCTGCGGGAGATCGCGGCGAGCCGGCACATGGCCGCGGTCGGCGCGTTCGCCGCGCAGCTCTCCCACGAGATCCGCAATCCCCTCACGTCCATCAAGCTCAACCTGCAGCAGCTGCAGCGGGAGGGCGCCGCTGGCAGGCTTCCGCCCGGCGCCGCGCTGCCGGTCAGCATCTCGCTCCGCGAGATCGAGCGGCTCGATCGCGTGGTCAGGGGCGTGCTCGCCCTCGGCAGGACGCGACCGATGCACCGGGCCGCCTGCTCCGTGCACGCTGTGGTCGCCGAGGCGCTGGCCCTGGTGCGACCGCAGCTGGAGCAGCAGGGGGTAGCCATGGAGACCGATTTCCGCGCCGCGACCGACGCTGTGCTCGGTGATGCGGAGCACCTCCAGGCGCTGTTCCTTAACCTTTTTCTGAACGCGGCCCACGCGATGCCGGGCGGCGGCCGGTTGAGCGTCGCCACGGAGACCGACGAGGCCAATGGCGGGCCGCCGACGCTGCTCCGCGTGCGCATCGCCGACACCGGCCCGGGAATCCCCGCCGAGCTGCGCCAGCGGATCTTCGAGCCGTTCTACAGCAGCAAGCGCGACGGCAGCGGCTTCGGCCTGCCCCTGGCGCTCCGGACCGTGGAGGAGCACGGCGGCCGCCTCGTCCTGGAAGACGCTGCGGCCGCGGAGGGAGCGTCGTTCCTCGTCGAGCTGCCGATGGGCGATGCGGGAGCCCACGCGTGA